The genome window TGGATAGAACTGTGCGAACGTGCAATGCGTCAGCATCACCTCTCCACCGACAAAGGAAGCGCAGTCCTTCAGCGTATTGGTGAACTGCGTGTTATAAGCCTCCACCTTGCTGTTTATCGCCTGCAGACCATAGCCCTGACAGTTATGAACAGTAGAGTTGGCAAGGGTCAGCTTCGTCTGTGTTGTTGTTGCCGTATCGCAGAGAATACCGTTATAGGCAGAATGGATGTCCGTATGCGTGAGCACATTACCATAACTGTCCTTACGGAAGCGCACTCCCTGCCACTGACCGCTGACACGGTCGTAGGGAAGATACTTGAACATCTTGTCCAGACGGTCACCACGAAGAATCACAGGATTGGCAGCTGTGCCCTCACAACGCAACGTACCATGAACGTCAAGGGCAGCCTTCTGAGAGAAATAAACCGTCGTTCCGGCAGGAATCGTCAGTGTTGCACCCGCTTCCACCTTCAATGTATCTTGGAAAACTATCGGCTTCGTACTGGTCAAAGTGGTATTCGTTGTAATCTTACGTCCCTTTATCAATTCCGCATCCCAGCTGTAGACACGCAGGTTTACCTTCTGCTGTACACCACTCTCGAGCGTAAACACGAGATTGTCTGTCAGTTCCAGCGGCGTTGCCGCATTGTTAAGCGGCGACGTCATCTCAACGAACACCTGGATACTATCCCTGTTTCGCACCTCAAGTTCATTGACCTGATAGCCATTGGCAGCCGAAAGTTCAACGCCGTCTACATTCACACGGAAGCCCGTCTGATTACCTTGTGAGAGGCGGACATTGGTCAACCGCAGTCCGTCTCCCGAATGGTTATACACCCAGAAGGTCTTGGTAGGCGTAGGAACATTGGAGAATGTGGTATCAAGTCGTAGTGTGTCAGTCGAGAAAGAGAGCAGATTACTCCGTGATGTCGTAAACGTATCATCATCAGAGCAGGCTGCCATCAGCATCACGGCTGACAGGAAAACCAATATAGATAACTTCTTCATTCTTTTCTTCTTATGTTCTTATCTAACGCCTCTACTGCCTGTTTTATTGCCTTCCGACGGCTTACTCCAGGTCTACATGCTCCACATTCACCTCTTCATGCAGGAAGATTCGTGCCGTCTCCTTGAATTTCTCGGGATTTTCCGTGGTGAAATACTTCACCGTAGCATGCTTTGTGCACCGCGCATCCATGTCGGGATGACGGCGGAAATAGTCCTGCAGACTCTCGGCAACATACTCACCCTGTGGCACAATCTGCACCCCTCGCGGTACATGCTTCAGTATCTTCGGCATAAGGATGGGATAATGCGTACAGCCAAGGATGAGCGTATCAATCTCAGGGTCAATCCGCATGATATGGTCGATACGCTTCTTCACGAAGTAATCAGCACCGGGACTGTCGGCTTCATTGTTCTCAATGATGGGCACCCAGAGCGGACAAGAAACGCCCGTCACCTTTATATCCTTCCAGAGTTTCTGTATCTCAAGGTTATAACTGTTGCTCTTGACCGTTCCCTCAGTAGCCAGCACACCCACATGACGTGAGTGGGTAATCTTGCCGATGACCTCTGCCGTAGGGCGGATTACGCCCAGTACCCGCCTGTCAGGGTCCAGACTCGGCAGGTTGTTCTGCTGGATTGTGCGGAGAGCCTTGGCTGATGCCGTGTTACAACCCAGTATAACCAACTGACAGCCTTGGTCAAAGAGTTTCATCACAGCCTGGCGTGTGAACTGATAGACCACATCGAAGGAGCGTGAACCATAGGGTGCACGTGCATTATCGCCCAGGTAAAGATAGTCATACTCTGGTAGAAGCTGACGAATACCATGCAGAATGGTCAGTCCTCCATACCCGGAATCGAAGATACCGATGGGTCCCGGCTGTTGGGAATACTTTGTCATTTATCCTTGTTGTTATTGTTTCAGTACCGCAATCAGTGCATCGGTAATATCCTCCCCCATCGCAGTATTGGCATAGGGAAGTCCGTTATTGTCCGCATTGAGGACGAAAGCATATCCCCTTTCCTTTCCCATCTCACGGACAGCATTGTTCAGTTTCTTGCGGACTGGTGCATAGATATCCTCCTCCGCCTTCTTCAGCAGTCGTTCAGACTCCTTTCGGAAAGCGATGTTGCGGTCCATCAGTTCCTCCAGTTCAGCCTGACGCTTACGCAGAATAGACGGTTCCAGCTTGCGCTGTACATCGAGGAAGTCTTCATATCGGTTATTGAAATCGTCCACAGAACGCTTTGTCTCGGCATCATACTTTGCCTTCAGCTCATCCAGACTACGGGTTGCGGCGGCATAGTCGGCCATGGCATGCAACACCTTTTCATAACTGAAGTAAGCAAACTTGAAGGCGGGAACGCTCTGCTGTGCAGCTGCCAGAAGCGGCAAGAGCATGAAAACGAAGGAAAAGATTAGCTTTTTCATCATGTCTGTTATTATCTCTTCTATATGTAAGTACGAAAATGAGGTCATCGCAAGAACGTAAATCCGTGCGGTGACCTCACCCTTTTCTCCTCTGAAACAGCATCAGCCCGTTGGTAGGCGAGGGTCATTTCCGACCTCGCAGACTGTTCTCCCGGAATTCTTTTCACGAAGAAAAATATTTATTTTCATGAAAATAAATATTTCTTTTCACGTAAATAATTTCTTCTTTTCACGAAAATAAACTCTTATCACCGTGATGATGAATATCCCAAAGGCGGGACATACCGGGACGACTTGCCTGTCACAGGGGCTTGTCAAGCCGCTAAAGCAAGGAGAATTAACCACGGGGCAAAGGCTCCCGTACTGTTTTACTTCATCTTAGCCAACTGAGCCTTTACCTCTGCGGTAACGTCCTTGCTGAGTGCCTCGTTGATGTACAATGGCTGACCAGCAGCCTTCTCCATGATGTAAATGTAGTTACCAGTCTTGGCAACAGCTGCAATAGCATTGCGAACCTTCTCAAGAACAGGACCGAGCTGCTTCTGCTGCTCCTCGTTGAAAGCCTTTTGGTTGTCCTGTGCAGTCTGCTGGATCTTGTTGTACATATCCTGCAGGTTCTTCTCAGTCTCAGCCTGCTTTGTAGCGTTCATCGTGCTCTTTGACTTGTCATAAGCCTCTGCCTGACGCTGCAGTTCAGCCTGCATGTCCTCGAGCTGCTTCTGATACTCCTTGCCCTTTGCTTCCAGCTTGCTCTGAACGGCTGTGGCCTCAGGAAGTGACTGGAGGAGAGCCTGTGAGTCAAGGTGACCGAACTTCTGTGCGAACAATGTCATTGGTGCACAAAGCATCAACATCAAAAATAACTTTTTCATTTCTTTCTTATTGTTTAGTTGTTTATTATTTTTTCTTAATTAGCTCTATACTATCCAGAACTTTGGGGATAATCTGTACTGTATAGAACTTATTACTGATAAGAATATCCTAACTTCTGCAGCACCTCATTGCTGATATCCACCTTCGGAGAGCCATAGATAATCCCTGTGGCATTGCTCGAACGGTCGATAACCAGACTGTAGCCACGCTGGTCGGATATGTCCTTGACAGCATTGTAAATCTCATCCTGTATAGGAGTAATCAGACTGGTACGCTTCTTGAAGAGCTCGCCTTCCGGTCCGAAATACTTACGCTTGAGGTCAGAAGCCTGCTTTTCCTTTGCAAGGATAGCCTCCTGTTTCTTCTTCTTCTGTTCCTGTGAAAGGAAGACCACCTCGTTCTGATAGTTCTTATACATCGTGGAAGCCTCGGTATTGAGTGCCTCAACCTCAGCCTGCCACTTCTTGCTTACCTGGTTCAACTGCTCATTTGCACGCTCATAAGCCGGCACATTCTTGAGGATATACTCCATATCAATCAGTGCAAACTTCTGTGCAGAAGCTGTTAAAGGTAACAGAGTAAAAAGGTAAAGAGGTAAAACGTATCGCAATACACTCTTAAAAATATTCTTCTTCATCTCTACTAATTCATAATTATGATTACCGATATTCACTTAGTTTATTGCTACAAGCAACTCGTAAACTTCTTCACTTGTCAACTCACCTACGTCGCAAGTAACTCGTCAACTTGTTCACCCGTCAACCTGTTCACCTGTCAATCTGCCTACGTTGCAAGTAACGTGTCAACTTGTTCACCCGTCAACTCGTCAACCAAGCTAAAACTCCTGTCCAAGGATAAAGTGGAACTGGCTTCCACCCTTTGTACCGAATACCTTATCGAAACCGTAAGCCCAGTCAATACCCATCAGACCCACCATCGGCAGGAAGATACGAACACCGAGACCGGCAGAACGCTTCATATCAAACGGATTGAACTTACTTGTCTCTGTCCAGGCATTACCAGCCTCAACGAATCCAAGACCGTAGATGGTTGTATTACCAAGCAGGAACGGATAACGGAGCTCGAGTGAGAGACGGTCGTAAGCATAGCCCTCAGCACCATACGGAGTGAGCGAACCATTCTCATAACCACGAAGACCGATCGTTTCCTCTGCAT of Prevotella fusca JCM 17724 contains these proteins:
- the murI gene encoding glutamate racemase — its product is MTKYSQQPGPIGIFDSGYGGLTILHGIRQLLPEYDYLYLGDNARAPYGSRSFDVVYQFTRQAVMKLFDQGCQLVILGCNTASAKALRTIQQNNLPSLDPDRRVLGVIRPTAEVIGKITHSRHVGVLATEGTVKSNSYNLEIQKLWKDIKVTGVSCPLWVPIIENNEADSPGADYFVKKRIDHIMRIDPEIDTLILGCTHYPILMPKILKHVPRGVQIVPQGEYVAESLQDYFRRHPDMDARCTKHATVKYFTTENPEKFKETARIFLHEEVNVEHVDLE
- a CDS encoding OmpH family outer membrane protein, with the protein product MKKNIFKSVLRYVLPLYLFTLLPLTASAQKFALIDMEYILKNVPAYERANEQLNQVSKKWQAEVEALNTEASTMYKNYQNEVVFLSQEQKKKKQEAILAKEKQASDLKRKYFGPEGELFKKRTSLITPIQDEIYNAVKDISDQRGYSLVIDRSSNATGIIYGSPKVDISNEVLQKLGYSYQ
- a CDS encoding OmpH family outer membrane protein; protein product: MKKLIFSFVFMLLPLLAAAQQSVPAFKFAYFSYEKVLHAMADYAAATRSLDELKAKYDAETKRSVDDFNNRYEDFLDVQRKLEPSILRKRQAELEELMDRNIAFRKESERLLKKAEEDIYAPVRKKLNNAVREMGKERGYAFVLNADNNGLPYANTAMGEDITDALIAVLKQ
- a CDS encoding OmpH family outer membrane protein; protein product: MKKLFLMLMLCAPMTLFAQKFGHLDSQALLQSLPEATAVQSKLEAKGKEYQKQLEDMQAELQRQAEAYDKSKSTMNATKQAETEKNLQDMYNKIQQTAQDNQKAFNEEQQKQLGPVLEKVRNAIAAVAKTGNYIYIMEKAAGQPLYINEALSKDVTAEVKAQLAKMK